The following proteins are co-located in the Callospermophilus lateralis isolate mCalLat2 chromosome 8, mCalLat2.hap1, whole genome shotgun sequence genome:
- the Pigy gene encoding phosphatidylinositol N-acetylglucosaminyltransferase subunit Y, with amino-acid sequence MFLSLPTLTVLIPLISLAGLFYSASVEENFPQGCTSTASLCFYSLLLPITIPVYVFFHLWTWMGIKLFRHN; translated from the coding sequence ATGTTTCTGTCTCTGCCAACGTTGACTGTTCTGATTCCACTCATCTCTTTAGCAGGATTGTTTTACTCTGCCTCTGTGGAAGAAAACTTCCCACAGGGCTGTACCAGTACTGCTAGCCTTTGCTTTTATAGTTTGCTCTTGCCGATTACCATACCAGTGTATGTGTTTTTTCACCTTTGGACTTGGATGGGTATTAAACTATTTAGGCATAATTAG
- the Pyurf gene encoding protein preY, mitochondrial gives MLNGVRCRLALTLWRTRAPPSAVTRRCLRATRSLSLADRSERAKEPSSTFDQALLEFLVCPLSKKPLRYEASTNELINEELGIAYPIIDGIPNMIPQAARTTQQNKKQEETEQH, from the exons ATGCTGAACGGAGTACGCTGCAGGCTCGCCCTGACGCTGTGGAGGACACGAGCGCCGCCGTCCGCGGTCACTCGTAGGTGCCTCCGCGCGACAAGGTCGCTGTCCTTGGCAGATCGGAGCGAGAGGGCGAAAGAGCCGTCCAGCACTTTCGATCAGGCACTGCTGGAATTCCTAGTGTGTCCTCTCTCCAAGAAGCCGCTCAG atATGAAGCCTCAACAAATGAATTGATTAATGAAGAATTGGGAATAGCCTATCCAATCATTGATGGGATTCCTAATATGATACCACAAGCAGCTAGGACGACACagcaaaataagaaacaagaagaAACGGAGCAACActaa